The Sulfurospirillum halorespirans DSM 13726 genome has a window encoding:
- a CDS encoding damage-control phosphatase ARMT1 family protein, whose protein sequence is MKIQERCLTCIYDQTKRVCELLHVNDEQALLIDAIAHQQIKNFDMNQNPPMNAAPLYEAMAELLNVDDLYADFKKASSEKAKAFLPLCEAKINASANTLFEATKTAVAGNVIDLAAVMLYDLEEELEKIYHTPFAIDDFKMLEAQLKHTQTLVYLADNAGEEIFDKLYIQTIQKLYPTIEVYYFVRGRPIINDLTCKDALASRMDEIAMIVDSGVPTPGLVLELMNEEARGIFEKAECIIAKGMGNYECLGETKGLPIFFLFKVKCDVVAQAVGAALGSIICKHGI, encoded by the coding sequence ATGAAAATTCAAGAGCGCTGTTTAACCTGTATTTATGACCAGACCAAACGCGTGTGTGAACTTTTACATGTAAACGATGAACAAGCGCTTTTGATTGATGCCATTGCCCATCAGCAGATCAAAAACTTCGATATGAATCAAAATCCTCCCATGAATGCTGCTCCTTTGTACGAAGCGATGGCAGAACTTTTAAACGTCGATGATTTGTACGCGGATTTCAAAAAAGCCTCTTCCGAAAAAGCCAAAGCCTTTCTTCCTTTGTGCGAAGCCAAAATAAATGCGAGTGCTAACACGCTTTTTGAAGCGACCAAAACAGCAGTAGCTGGCAATGTGATCGACCTTGCGGCGGTGATGTTGTACGATCTTGAAGAGGAGCTGGAGAAGATTTACCATACGCCCTTTGCGATTGATGATTTTAAAATGCTTGAAGCGCAACTGAAACACACACAAACACTGGTCTATTTAGCCGATAATGCGGGCGAAGAGATCTTCGATAAACTCTACATTCAAACCATCCAAAAACTCTATCCAACCATTGAAGTCTACTATTTTGTGCGTGGACGACCGATCATCAATGATCTTACATGTAAAGACGCACTAGCTTCAAGAATGGATGAAATCGCAATGATTGTGGATAGTGGCGTTCCTACTCCTGGGCTTGTGTTGGAGCTGATGAATGAAGAGGCTCGTGGCATTTTTGAAAAAGCGGAGTGTATCATTGCTAAAGGGATGGGAAATTACGAATGCTTGGGTGAAACCAAAGGGCTTCCGATTTTCTTTCTTTTTAAAGTAAAATGCGATGTGGTTGCGCAAGCTGTGGGTGCAGCGCTTGGATCAATCATCTGTAAACACGGTATTTAG
- a CDS encoding glycine zipper 2TM domain-containing protein, with protein MKKIFYASLLLLGSLLYAETLNLTEEVRVITSKPEYRMVNSRVPYQECWDEQVEVHYAPQPSNDGSGVAGALIGGVAGGVLGHQVGGGRGNTAATVGGAIVGTLVGKNLAENATSTPPPPGYRIERRCATRYEEKSMEQFMGYRNTANYKGQTIVKYSDKPLEFIRLNVMVTY; from the coding sequence ATGAAAAAAATCTTTTATGCGTCACTTCTGCTTTTAGGTTCTCTCCTTTATGCGGAGACGCTCAATCTAACAGAAGAGGTACGCGTCATAACCAGTAAACCAGAGTACCGTATGGTCAACTCACGGGTTCCATACCAAGAGTGTTGGGATGAGCAAGTTGAAGTGCATTATGCTCCACAACCGTCCAATGATGGCAGCGGCGTAGCGGGTGCGCTCATTGGTGGTGTCGCAGGCGGTGTTTTAGGGCATCAAGTGGGTGGTGGTAGAGGTAACACAGCAGCAACCGTGGGTGGTGCCATCGTAGGAACCTTGGTGGGTAAAAATCTTGCAGAAAATGCAACGAGCACACCGCCACCTCCAGGATACCGCATAGAGAGACGTTGTGCGACTCGTTATGAAGAGAAAAGTATGGAACAATTTATGGGGTATCGCAACACGGCGAACTATAAAGGTCAGACGATTGTTAAGTATTCGGACAAACCCTTAGAGTTTATCCGCTTGAACGTCATGGTAACGTACTAA
- a CDS encoding aspartate carbamoyltransferase catalytic subunit produces the protein MNHLINTRDFSLEEIEQLFERATEFLDEKPREILKNKTVITIFFENSTRTRSSFEIAAKRLGAMVVSLDVSRSSSSKGETLFDTAANLDAMGPDAIVVRHKSSGVPHILANYVNCPIVNGGDGSHAHPTQALLDLFTMKRHFGDIKGKKVAIVGDIKNSRVANSNIELLGRVGVEVILVGPPHFLPQTDLRVHHSIEEVIDEVDVIMSLRAQTERHANQIYASLKDYGTDFCITSKLMGERDIIILHPGPVHRNVDVDDFMMKDPRSKILEQVKNGVAVRMAVLEKLIEH, from the coding sequence GTGAACCATTTGATAAATACACGGGATTTTTCGTTGGAAGAGATAGAGCAGTTGTTTGAGCGAGCAACCGAGTTTTTGGATGAAAAACCACGCGAAATTTTGAAAAACAAAACGGTCATCACCATCTTTTTTGAGAACTCAACGAGGACACGAAGCAGTTTTGAAATCGCAGCCAAACGCCTTGGTGCAATGGTTGTCAGTCTTGATGTCTCACGCAGCTCTTCGAGTAAAGGCGAAACGCTGTTTGATACCGCAGCTAACCTTGATGCGATGGGACCTGACGCGATTGTCGTGCGCCATAAAAGTTCTGGCGTACCTCACATCTTAGCCAATTATGTCAACTGTCCTATCGTCAATGGCGGTGATGGAAGCCATGCGCACCCCACCCAAGCGCTGTTAGACCTTTTTACGATGAAGCGTCATTTTGGCGATATTAAAGGTAAAAAAGTGGCGATTGTGGGAGACATTAAAAACTCGCGCGTTGCCAACAGCAATATCGAACTTTTAGGGCGTGTGGGTGTTGAAGTCATTCTTGTTGGACCTCCGCATTTCTTGCCACAAACCGATCTTCGTGTGCATCATAGTATCGAAGAGGTGATCGATGAGGTTGATGTGATTATGAGTTTGCGTGCGCAAACCGAGCGTCATGCTAATCAGATTTACGCCTCTTTGAAAGATTATGGAACCGATTTTTGCATTACCTCTAAACTGATGGGAGAGCGTGACATTATCATCCTTCATCCAGGCCCAGTGCATCGCAATGTCGATGTGGATGATTTTATGATGAAAGATCCACGCTCCAAAATTTTAGAGCAAGTTAAAAACGGTGTGGCGGTGCGAATGGCGGTTTTGGAGAAGCTGATTGAACATTGA
- the bioD gene encoding dethiobiotin synthase, whose protein sequence is MKYPPIFITATNTDVGKTYTTLKLLEALSAKGFKVGVMKPIETGVVTHPVDATLLFETAKRYHPALEVLKLRDIVPYQFELPAAPFVAKGRKKVSLELLESAYAKIEALCDIVLIEGAGGLLVPIEEDLYMYDFIRLFNAKTLLVGHDQLGCINDILLNLHLLDGLGVDDYEWCVNFKGDRASFDETTLPFFKKVFGRVLSVQDDMDEILKSLVRYHDVQADKL, encoded by the coding sequence ATGAAATATCCCCCCATTTTTATTACTGCCACCAACACCGATGTTGGTAAAACCTACACAACCTTAAAACTTTTAGAAGCACTGAGTGCCAAAGGATTTAAAGTCGGTGTTATGAAGCCGATAGAAACGGGTGTTGTGACGCATCCTGTGGATGCCACACTGCTTTTTGAAACGGCAAAACGGTATCATCCTGCCCTAGAAGTGTTAAAACTTCGTGACATTGTGCCCTATCAATTTGAACTCCCTGCGGCGCCCTTTGTGGCAAAAGGACGCAAAAAAGTGAGTTTGGAATTGTTAGAGAGTGCGTATGCCAAGATCGAAGCGCTGTGCGATATTGTCTTGATTGAAGGGGCGGGCGGGCTTTTGGTTCCCATTGAAGAAGATCTTTACATGTACGATTTTATTCGTCTGTTTAATGCCAAAACACTGCTCGTCGGGCACGATCAACTCGGCTGCATCAACGATATTTTGCTCAATCTGCATCTGCTGGATGGTTTAGGTGTGGATGATTATGAGTGGTGTGTTAATTTTAAAGGAGATCGTGCCTCTTTTGATGAAACCACCCTGCCATTTTTCAAAAAAGTATTTGGCAGAGTGCTCTCAGTCCAAGACGATATGGATGAAATTTTGAAGAGTTTAGTACGTTACCATGACGTTCAAGCGGATAAACTCTAA
- a CDS encoding PLP-dependent aminotransferase family protein, whose translation MQTKFAKRVTTASRSFTRTILDLTAQSSIISFAGGLPDAALFPRENIEKHAKELFKTEDNRLFQYSNASGVEALKVEIAKKYVNTTSAQIMLTNGSQQGLDLVCKTFLDEKDCIIVEDPSYLAALGLFHMYNATIKAVPLSSKGVDTEVLEVLFRDYSPKFFYTIPIFQNPTGYSYTLENRHEVVRLAQKYNVILLEDSPYEALRYDGVQTTAFADLLPELTIALGTFSKTLAPDFRIGWMKAPQEIISALTLSKESTDLQNSKFFQHICAKMMQSGELQEHTKTLIAYYRPKRDAMVNALHKLFGDSIEFVVPEGGMFIWVNFKKCADSMKLFDVAIKKGVAFVPGSVFFADKRVTSYGRLNYTNSSLEQIETGVKKLYEAYQKV comes from the coding sequence ATGCAAACCAAATTTGCAAAACGTGTTACCACGGCGTCACGTTCATTTACCCGTACCATCTTAGATTTAACGGCACAAAGTTCCATCATCTCGTTTGCAGGTGGACTTCCTGATGCGGCACTTTTTCCACGAGAAAACATCGAAAAACATGCCAAAGAACTCTTCAAAACCGAAGACAACCGTCTGTTCCAATACAGTAACGCTTCGGGCGTTGAAGCACTCAAAGTGGAAATCGCTAAGAAATACGTCAACACCACTTCAGCGCAGATCATGCTCACCAACGGCTCGCAACAAGGGCTTGATTTGGTCTGTAAAACCTTTTTGGATGAGAAAGATTGCATCATCGTCGAAGACCCAAGTTACCTAGCCGCCCTTGGACTTTTTCACATGTACAACGCGACCATCAAAGCCGTTCCCCTCAGCTCAAAAGGCGTTGATACGGAAGTTTTGGAAGTTTTGTTTCGAGATTATTCGCCTAAGTTTTTCTATACGATTCCTATTTTTCAAAACCCAACAGGTTACTCGTATACGTTAGAAAATCGTCACGAAGTGGTACGTTTGGCTCAAAAATATAACGTCATTTTACTCGAAGACAGCCCGTATGAAGCGCTTCGTTATGACGGTGTTCAAACCACAGCTTTTGCGGATTTGCTCCCCGAACTGACCATCGCACTGGGAACGTTTTCTAAAACACTCGCCCCTGATTTTCGCATCGGCTGGATGAAAGCACCCCAAGAGATTATCAGCGCGCTAACGCTCTCCAAAGAGAGCACGGATCTGCAAAACTCAAAGTTTTTCCAACACATCTGTGCCAAAATGATGCAAAGCGGTGAGTTGCAAGAACATACCAAAACACTGATCGCATACTACCGACCCAAACGCGATGCGATGGTTAATGCACTGCATAAGCTTTTTGGTGATAGCATCGAATTTGTCGTACCGGAGGGCGGAATGTTCATTTGGGTGAATTTTAAAAAATGCGCTGATAGTATGAAACTTTTTGATGTGGCAATTAAAAAAGGAGTTGCCTTTGTTCCAGGAAGTGTTTTCTTTGCCGATAAACGCGTCACCTCTTATGGAAGACTCAACTACACCAACTCAAGCCTTGAGCAGATTGAAACGGGTGTTAAAAAGCTTTACGAGGCGTATCAAAAAGTCTAG
- a CDS encoding AraC family transcriptional regulator — translation MKHKINTKNDHIERVNEVLFYIHGAIGKNFSVEELSSLVAMSPFHFNRIFKEQIKESVHAYIKRVKLEHAANLLLFNPDATITHIMHEVGFSSNASFSQAFKENFGVTPTKWREVDRANENRDYTFANTPLHVKICSMPSFDVAYVRHKGYDRSIKMAWLKLQAWALHEGIDFAQQKMTGLHHSNPRFVESSQCHYVACLELPSHQKFYRSGEVGVMRIPPTFCAVFSLQGKYGDLKKYMDVIYHDWLPKSVYEKAALPSFALYRKNHFIEADELFDLDFCVPVRFK, via the coding sequence ATGAAACACAAAATAAACACGAAAAATGACCATATTGAGCGTGTCAATGAGGTACTTTTTTACATTCATGGCGCTATTGGAAAAAACTTTAGTGTCGAGGAGCTCTCCTCTTTGGTGGCGATGTCACCGTTTCACTTTAACCGTATTTTCAAGGAGCAGATCAAAGAGAGTGTGCATGCGTACATTAAGCGCGTTAAGCTTGAGCATGCTGCTAATTTGCTGCTGTTTAACCCCGATGCGACGATCACGCACATTATGCATGAGGTAGGTTTTAGCTCCAATGCTTCGTTTTCACAAGCCTTTAAAGAGAACTTTGGTGTGACCCCAACGAAGTGGCGCGAAGTCGATCGTGCCAATGAAAACAGGGACTATACGTTTGCAAATACCCCTTTACATGTAAAGATCTGCTCGATGCCCAGTTTTGATGTGGCATATGTGCGGCACAAAGGGTACGATCGTAGCATTAAGATGGCATGGTTGAAACTTCAAGCATGGGCGCTTCACGAAGGCATTGATTTTGCACAGCAAAAGATGACCGGTCTGCATCACAGTAATCCTCGCTTTGTGGAATCATCCCAGTGCCATTATGTCGCCTGTTTAGAGCTTCCATCGCACCAAAAATTTTACCGAAGCGGTGAAGTGGGCGTGATGCGTATTCCTCCTACATTTTGTGCGGTTTTTTCACTGCAAGGAAAATACGGTGATTTGAAAAAATATATGGATGTGATTTACCACGATTGGTTGCCAAAAAGTGTGTATGAAAAAGCGGCACTTCCTTCGTTTGCCTTGTACCGTAAAAACCATTTTATCGAGGCTGATGAGCTGTTTGATCTGGATTTTTGTGTGCCCGTACGATTTAAGTAG
- a CDS encoding DUF4198 domain-containing protein produces MKVFSLLLLSVFTASVCFAHQVVASKKENSYEAIYWNHETFEPYAKEQLKGVKAFGVNGKPISAGIDYSSSVPKILTDADVGMMSFSFDAGHWVKGTKGFEHVSANQAKGVVFGTLKSHKFSKTLFSWNEAFSKPVGLYMEVVPLVNPLMLKVGDTFPVLVLKEGVPLANAGFESSDEEEPGYKTDAYGIAQIPVKKKGLFIVAAKYYAQQYADPSVDAVTIQSSLSFTVK; encoded by the coding sequence GTGAAAGTTTTTTCATTGTTGCTTTTGAGCGTTTTTACCGCCAGCGTCTGTTTTGCCCATCAAGTTGTGGCATCCAAAAAGGAGAATAGCTATGAGGCTATCTACTGGAATCATGAAACATTTGAGCCTTATGCGAAAGAGCAACTCAAAGGGGTTAAAGCGTTTGGTGTGAACGGAAAACCGATTTCGGCTGGGATTGATTACAGTAGTAGCGTGCCTAAGATTTTAACCGATGCGGATGTGGGAATGATGAGCTTCTCTTTTGATGCAGGGCATTGGGTTAAAGGAACCAAAGGGTTTGAGCATGTGAGTGCTAATCAAGCCAAAGGTGTCGTTTTTGGGACACTCAAAAGCCATAAATTTAGCAAAACACTCTTTAGTTGGAATGAAGCGTTTAGCAAGCCTGTGGGTCTTTACATGGAGGTTGTTCCTCTTGTGAACCCGTTGATGCTTAAAGTGGGCGATACCTTTCCTGTGCTTGTTTTAAAAGAGGGCGTACCTTTAGCCAACGCTGGTTTTGAAAGCAGTGATGAGGAAGAACCTGGTTATAAAACCGACGCGTACGGCATTGCGCAGATTCCTGTGAAGAAAAAAGGGCTCTTTATTGTAGCAGCAAAATATTATGCACAACAATATGCAGATCCTTCCGTAGACGCTGTGACGATTCAAAGTAGTCTCTCCTTTACGGTGAAATAG